The stretch of DNA GAGGATTTTAAGAATCCTGAGGTGCTGGACATCATCGATCGCATGTCCCCCGACGATCGCGCCCGCCTGTTCGACGAGTTGCCCGCCAAGGTGGTGCGGCGACTCACCCTCCAGCTCAGCCCCGCCGAGCGCGAGGCCACCGCCCGACTGCTGGGCTACCCCCCCGACAGCGCCGGACGGATCATGACCTCCGAGTTTGTCGCCCTGCGCGAGACCTTCACCGTCGAGCAGGCCCTCGATCGCATTCGCCACCTGGCCGAAACCTCCGAAACCATCTACACCCTCTACGTGCTCGACAATTCCCGGCACCTGATCGGGGCCCTCTCCCTGCGCGACCTGGTGGTGGCCCAACCGGAGCGTACCCTGCAGGACTTGATGCAGCGGGACATCATCTATGTGCAAACCGACACCGACCAGGAAGAAGCGGCGCGGATGATTCAGCGCTACGACTTTCTGGCCCTGCCCGTGGTCGACCGCGAACAACGCCTGGTCGGCATCGTCACCATTGACGACCTGATGGATGTGATCGAAGCCGAGGTTACCGAAGACATTTACACCGCTGGCGGCGTTCAGAGCATTGGCGACAGCTATTTTGAGACCGGGCTATTCACCGTAGCGCGCAAGCGAGTGGTGTGGCTCTTGGTGCTGCTGCTCACCAACACCGGCACCATTGCGGTAATTCAGGGGCAGGAGGCGCTGCTAGAGCAGGTGATTGTGCTGGCCGCCTTCATTCCGCTGCTAATCGATACTGGCGGCAATGTCGGCGCCCAGTCCTCTACGGTCGTGATTCGAGGCCTAAACACCGACGAAGTGCGATCGTCGCAAATGGTCAGAATTGTCTGGCGAGAGGCCCTGGCGGGGCTGCTGCTGGGGCTGATGATGGGCGTGCTGGTGACCATCTGGGCCTACCTGCCCGATCGCAACCTGGGGGTAGCGCTATCGGTGGGCATCAGCCTGGTGGGCATCTCGGTGCTGGCTTCTTTTGCCGGGTCGGCACTGCCGTTTTTGTTTAAGGCCCTCAAGTTTGACCCAGCCCTGATGTCGGCTCCTTTCATTACCACGGCAGTGGATGTGATTGGGGTGCTGATCTATCTCAATGTGGCTCGCACGATTTTGGGGATTTAGGTGTTAGGTGTCGGGGGTCAGGTACAAGGTATCGGTTATACGGTACGAGGTGCACGGTGCACGGTAAAGCCGCAAACCGTACACCGCTTGCCGCATCCCCCCAGAGCCCAAGGCCCTACCCTTAAGCCTTAAACCTCATACCTTAAGCCTCCACCCCAAACGCCCATGTCTCACCCAACTGCAATCGTCTTACTGTCTGGCGGACTGG from Leptolyngbya sp. KIOST-1 encodes:
- the mgtE gene encoding magnesium transporter; the encoded protein is MIHEAAQEELQALLEAGRFDAAQALLKPMQSADVADAIDELPVTLQAVAFRLLPKDEAIEVYEYLPGRVQQSLLEDFKNPEVLDIIDRMSPDDRARLFDELPAKVVRRLTLQLSPAEREATARLLGYPPDSAGRIMTSEFVALRETFTVEQALDRIRHLAETSETIYTLYVLDNSRHLIGALSLRDLVVAQPERTLQDLMQRDIIYVQTDTDQEEAARMIQRYDFLALPVVDREQRLVGIVTIDDLMDVIEAEVTEDIYTAGGVQSIGDSYFETGLFTVARKRVVWLLVLLLTNTGTIAVIQGQEALLEQVIVLAAFIPLLIDTGGNVGAQSSTVVIRGLNTDEVRSSQMVRIVWREALAGLLLGLMMGVLVTIWAYLPDRNLGVALSVGISLVGISVLASFAGSALPFLFKALKFDPALMSAPFITTAVDVIGVLIYLNVARTILGI